The nucleotide window GTCTTTCCAATTGTTTCTCAAACACCCTTTTGTCAAGACCTTTGCTTTTTGCTGTCAAGGCTTCATCTGGGGTTGGCTCAGAAGCATCCAAACAGGAGAGTGACaagagtgaagaagaagaagaggaggaggaaccgTATGAAGAGTATGAGGTGGAAATTGAGCAGCCCTTTGGACTCAAATTTGCAAAGGGTAGAGATGGGGGAACTTACATTGATGCTATTGCACCAGGAGGATCAGCTGATAAGGCTGGAGTCTTCACTGTTGGGGATAAAGTAATTGCCACCAGGTGTGCTAttcttgtttttaaatttttctctttCTGCAAGTTTCTTATTTGGAGAATTAGATAGAAGGTTTATAGATGTGGTATAACTTTGATATTAGTAGTTGGTTAGCATATTATGTTCAAGAGAGTTTATTGGAGGTCTTATACTCTTATTTATTCTTGGTTGGTTTATGGTTGTGGATTTTGATGAGTTTAACTTTTATGCACTGTTAGTGTAAAACTTTTTAGAATGTTACTAATCACAAATCATGCTAagtatgatttttataatagttatcataaaagtcaacaaacttattGTGAGTTTGTGATTGGATGACCCTTTTCAATATGACTTTATttagtaacaacaacaacaaaagtctAATCCCATTAggtaagtgatccatgttttgGTTTATCAACATGTTTTACATTGGCTCCCTAGGGCCTAACACAACCTTCTTCTTGGTCTTGGGACTTGTTATGAAACCATTAGCGTCGTTTCAGACTTTCAGTATAACTTtggtccttaaaaataatttagacatgTCATAGAATTAAGGTTTCTGAATGGTCAATAAATTATCCTGTATATTATATTTGGGGTGGTGGTGTTTGGGCGGGGGGGGTGTCTTTTTATATGTATGAAATGAACTTCAAAATCCTTTTGGGAAGTAAACTTGTATACTTTATGTTTGATTCATAATGTCTGAGTGGTTGAGATATGACCAATATCTTCAATATCTACAGTGCAGTTTTTGGGACCGAAATTTGGCCAGCTGCTGAATATGGAAGGACAATGTACACAATTCGCCAAAGAATTGGCCCGTTACTCATGAAAATGCAGAAGAGATATGGTCAGTTCAATATGTATGCATTTTTGCTATGTTTCGAGTGCTACTCTAGTAAGTAGTCACTTGTGACCTTTGCTCATTGATCTCAGAGTCATGGTTCCTTATTTTGACAGGAAAAAACATTGATTCTGGTGGTGAGTTAACTGAAAAGGAAATTATCAGAGCTGAGAGGAACTCTGGGTTTATCAGTAACAGAGTGAGAGAAATTCAAGTAAGTTTCATCATGATGATAAAACTGCAAAATTGTAGTCCTTACATTCTCAAACCAttttgtatataatattttctctaCTATAGAAAGATGTCACTGCTGTACTTCCATGTGGGGTACAAACATCCATTATCAATTCTCGAACTTGCAAAAATTTCAGATGCTAAATGCTTTGAGGAAAAGGGAACAAAAAGAGCGCAGGGAAAAGGATTTGAGGGAAGGATTACAACTATATAAGTAAGACTTGGCAATTCAAAATCGTTTTCTTTTTTACCCTCTATGATGTGTCCAGTATTCATTTCTATCATTTATTTATCTAGCCCTTAACATTTCATAGTGCAACTTTGCAATTATATTCTTCCAAAGGGATGAAGTGCAACATCTTGTCTCCAATCGCAAATTAATAGATGTCATTATTGCACTATGTGTGAAATTTATTTTGCAATATATATAGGGAGTATTAGGTGAGGTATGAGAAGAgttaatcttgattcttgaccaTGGAATTATATGGTcaccttatatatataatcttcaaGGTTGGGCtagatttattaaatttttccttTAGGCTAATTACTCACGTGgtctcttaattttattttaggttgCGATTTGGTCCCTTATTTACTAAAACTAAcactaattgttttttattttggggCACgattttgtacttttttttattgatttaagaCGTGAAACTTATCCCATTAGATTCACTTACATGAAAATTATGGGTTATTCAGACCAAAAAGGACATAAATAAGGTAGAAATTGCATGAAAAGTGTGTCTTATGAGCATCTAGAAAACTGAAAATCTCCAAAGATCGACTGGAAGATTACTCATGAGACTCACTTTTCAcgtgatttttattatgtttatgcCCCTTTCTTGCTCCGAACATTAGTtggattttatagtttttatgtaGGTGAATTTAATAGGACAAGTTTCATgtcttcaataaaaaaagttcaaaatccTGTCCCAAAATCGAAAATGATAAGTGTGCTACAACATTATTTGAAAAGGATAAATGTGTCAAGACATTACTTAAGGGACcacttaaaaaattttaataaataaggtACCAAATTGCATCCTAACAAGTTAAGGGACCACATGAGTAATTCAGCCTttcctttatatataaaatgtaatcTGCTTTTAGTATCTGGCAATTGTCttcaattgatatatatatatatatatatatatatatatatatatatacacacacacaacatCCATGCTTATGGCCAAAAACTGGTTAAAGAAAATGCTTGCTTCACTTTCCAAGCATCCAATTtgcattatatataaattaaaagactGACAAGAATTGATGCCATCTCACTGAATACTGATAATACTACTGTGCACTCTGTTCCTGGATTAAATGCGGAAGGAATGGCAAATATGATGAAGCACTAGAGAAATTTGAGTCTATTTTAGGATCAAAGCCAGAACCTGAGGAAGCAGCAGTTGCAAGTTACAATGTTGCTTGTTGTTACTCTAAGCTAAACCAGGTATTTGTTTCCTTCCGTTCGCTACTTGGAACATGTAATTTGGTCTTGGGTTAGTTCCTTATTATCCTTGCGGAATAGATATAATCCCTTTACATCTGAATGTAACTAATTTAGTCcagtaaataaaaattttattagtcTAAATATGTATAACCTAGGGACCAAATTATGTGTATGGAAGGATCAGCTAACCaaacttttaaattattgaaGGACCAAATTTGTCCCCTGCATATGTCTTGGGTTGGGACTGGATCTACTTATCAGAACTAGCTAAAATTTTCCTATAACATCCAATATCTAGTTTTACACCTGCTAGGTTAGGTGATACACTGAAGTCCCATAGCATTGACCAATCCCAAACAAAACCTGTGAAAATTAAGTCTCCTGTTTATCTTACTTTTCCCCATGTAGAGATGAGTAGCTTTCTTGTAGTCATTGGATTTTCAACAAGCATCTGATtcctcaattttatttttataattattttttgattcaAAGGGACGAGTAGAACTCCGGTACCAAggaatttataataactcacacATACTGCTCAACCAACTGAGCTAAACCCCCTTGGTATTAGTCTGTATTATATGCCCATATTTATACTAATAAGGACAATGTACTTCTTAATTAATCCATTAGTCTTTCCAACAAATGATTCTATGATTTATCTATCTATTAATATACTAATAGAGTAATAAATATCTCTTAACAGATTCAAGCTGCACTTTCTTCACTAGAAGAAGCTCTGAATACTGGTTTTGAAGACTTCAAGGTAATCAACCTACTTTAAGTTATTCAATTATCATATTGGCTAAGCATCTAACATTCTTGCAATTTTAACAGAGAATAAGAACTGATCCTGACCTGGCTAACGCAAGGGCATCAGAGGAATTTGATCCTTTATTGAAAAGATTTGATGAATCTTTCATCAATGAGAATGCCATCAATGCCATCAAATCTCTTTTTGGATTTGGTAAGAAATAACCCATTGTGTGGACAAAAGCATACAGTTTGGCCGACTAAGGAGTTGGTTGAGCAATATGGTAATTATTTCCCATGTATAACTTTATAGTTTAACTACATAGGTCCCTCATTTTTTGTCCCTTCAGCGGGATCTTGTTTTATGTACTAGTATAATCAAGCAAAATTATAAGAAACttatttatgataataaaattgTGCATTTCCATCACCTTCTACTTTGTTGCATGTTGTTTCCCTCAAATGGCCCCCTAAAGAACCTGATTTGTTTTGAAGCAACCAGGTATGTATGAGAGGCTTGAATCAAGAGGATTGTGCTTGTTACATGTCATGGACTATTGTCCTCTTAGTTCAAATGGTTACGATTTACGAAGCAATCCTGGGCATGACTTGAGTTATAGATTATGCAGCTTGTGTTATTGCTAGGTTGTGATTCTCAAAATCTTTAACATCTATCTTGATGAAATGGCACTAActccctctttcttttgatGAAATTACTCATTTTTTATGATGTTTCATGCAGCTGTTTTTCAACCATCAATAGATACCTTTCTATAAaattgtcaaaagttttttttttttttactgtttccAACTTTTAATTCGCTCACAAAATTCCCTTTGTTTCTATAATTTTGCataaacattttcatattttataaatggATTGCAATTAAATCTCTATAgtgcaaaaatttaaaattattaagtatttatactacaattttttttgaaataatattgGAGTAACACCAAAGATAAACTAACATAACAAAGTTGTAGGTTTTACCAATTggattattttctcttttttgatttTGGACTTGAATTTCAATGTCTCGTTTCTCTATCGCAATGACGATTAGCTCCATAAcagaataatcaaagttttATTGAAACCAATACTTCATAGAACTCATGGAAGCAGTACAAAAAGCTGGGGCTAATCAATGTagcattaagttttttttctaatactaACTAGCAATATAAGATGACTACTTAGAAAACTTCTAAACAATGTATTACGCGTATGATGAAGGTGTTTGACTAGAAATGGGAAGGATGAAGTCGAATTGCAAGTCCTTTTATTGGTTCTAGCATGGGATCATACTTGAACATCTCATCAGGAATCACCAAATCCCACTTGAACCGTTTCACGATATTATGCATGAACACAAGAATCTCTAGTCTAGCAAACTCTAGCCCCAAACACATTCGGGGGCCACCTCCAAATGGAACATATGAAAAGGGTGTAGGCCCTGCCCCTTCAAACCTTGAAGCATCAAAAGTTTCCGGATTCGAGAAGAGCGTTGGGTCCTTGTGTGATGAACCAGTGTTCCAATGCAGCTGTCAAAAAAGATCATATATGACATGATCAACACGAGACAAGGTTGTCTCCTTCTAGCATACTAGCACCTCTTTTACACTTTTactgtatattatatttgtaaagAAGCAATGCTTTTCAGAAGTTTTTGTCACCAACAATCATTACTTCAGTATTTTTTAGCCTCAAAAGAATGAAGGCTGGTTTCGGTCTAATGTAACATAAGAAACATCAAATAGTTCATAGAAACAAGAactgaaaaagaaggaaaaaaagataaCAGAGACTTAAAAGATTGAAACAAAAGTTAAATTAAACGTCAACTGAATTAGTTGcttgatttaaaatatttgttggtCAATATAAGAACAGAATACCTACAATTGACAGTAATATGACAAGTTTTAAAAGTATAGACTGTAATGTAACTAGTCCCTTTAGCCTTGATGTTATGTTACAATAAGATCTTAACGATACAAGAAAATACAAATTTGAAGCGTGTGTATGAAGTTAAAAAGGGGTATCATTTGGCTATTTGAAATCATAAACGAGATATTTTCCCAAGTCCAAGGTGTGATATGAAAATACTTCATGACCAAGGTGTGATTCCAATGAATGCAGAGTGAAAAAAGCAAGATAGTAGTAAAAAAGCATAACAAAAGATATGAAACATACCTTCCACCCTTTAGGGATGTTATAATCAGCATAGGTGAAATCCTTTATAGCTTCTCTGTAAGCACCACTCACAGGTGGGGACAGCCTCATGACTTCAGATGCAACATTCCAAGAGTATTTCATTTTCTGAACATCTTCCCATTGCAACAACTGCCCTGCCTCTTTCCCTTGACtaatttcaagttgttctgTCATAAAGATAACTTCAACATTAATCCAATCTAGTTTTAGGTAAGAGTATATTGCTGAAAATTAAAGGCGTGAAATAAGTTGTCAGCAATAGCTTGCTACAACAATTTTCTTTCTACTACACAAAAGTAAACAAACATGTTCAAGGATTTTATTACTAACCTTCCAAGACATGTTCATAAACTTGAGGCAATTGTCCAAGATACTTCATGACCAATGATAACACTGATCTAGAAGTATCGTGACCGGcaaaaagtagaagaagaatgTTATCAAGAATCTCCATTTCAGTCATAAACCTTCCACTGGGGTCAGATGTAACAAGCATATGTGATAGAAGGTCCTGAGTAGGTGATACCCTCTTCTCCTCCAAATccactttccttttctttagaatcattttaatttctttccttaTTACATCTGCAGCTTTCATTGCCCGATAAAACCTTGTTCCAGGAACGTTGAGGGGAAAACCAATGATCCCTTTCAGAAGTTCATCAAATTTTAACGAAAGCTTTGATATATGGTCAGAGTCTTCAATGCTTAAAAATAAGCAACAAGCCAATTCAAACGTGTATAGTTGTACTATTGGATAGACACACACCTGCTCCTTTCCTTCAAAATTGCAAAGtaataaaagtattaattattagaaaaagGTATGggaaatatttgaaata belongs to Glycine soja cultivar W05 chromosome 5, ASM419377v2, whole genome shotgun sequence and includes:
- the LOC114413010 gene encoding protein MET1, chloroplastic-like; translation: MSLPTTTSGHSSIYSALTLPRTTQIHPTLFSPTTKFFSSKSPSYSGLSNCFSNTLLSRPLLFAVKASSGVGSEASKQESDKSEEEEEEEEPYEEYEVEIEQPFGLKFAKGRDGGTYIDAIAPGGSADKAGVFTVGDKVIATSAVFGTEIWPAAEYGRTMYTIRQRIGPLLMKMQKRYGKNIDSGGELTEKEIIRAERNSGFISNRVREIQMLNALRKREQKERREKDLREGLQLYKNGKYDEALEKFESILGSKPEPEEAAVASYNVACCYSKLNQIQAALSSLEEALNTGFEDFKRIRTDPDLANARASEEFDPLLKRFDESFINENAINAIKSLFGFGKK
- the LOC114413009 gene encoding beta-amyrin 28-monooxygenase-like; its protein translation is MTLNLMEVTNLVVLPAVSAFFVLCLYFIIKVFRLGKHPNLNLPPGRLGWPVVGETLEFLRTMNEGNVLRFIQERKEKYDSRVFKTSMFGDPVVLFCGPAGNKFLFSNENKNVQVWWPSSVRRLLRLSLVNKVGDEAKMVRRLLMSFLNAETLRNYLPKMDSIAQRHIDTYWEGKEQVCVYPIVQLYTFELACCLFLSIEDSDHISKLSLKFDELLKGIIGFPLNVPGTRFYRAMKAADVIRKEIKMILKKRKVDLEEKRVSPTQDLLSHMLVTSDPSGRFMTEMEILDNILLLLFAGHDTSRSVLSLVMKYLGQLPQVYEHVLEEQLEISQGKEAGQLLQWEDVQKMKYSWNVASEVMRLSPPVSGAYREAIKDFTYADYNIPKGWKLHWNTGSSHKDPTLFSNPETFDASRFEGAGPTPFSYVPFGGGPRMCLGLEFARLEILVFMHNIVKRFKWDLVIPDEMFKYDPMLEPIKGLAIRLHPSHF